CGATTTCATGTGCCACTCCAGCAGCTAATTGTCCAATAACGGCAAGCTTTTCCGATTGGTCAACTTGCTGTTGAAGTTTTCTAACTTCGGAAACATCCGTAATAATTACTGTTCTACCAGCGTATGAATTATTTTCTCCGGGCAATTTTGCAACATTTAATTGAACCGGAATAATTTTATTGTCTTTAGATTTTCTTTCGGTTTCAATTACTTCAGCAAAACCTTTTGCTTTTACTTCCTCAATTATATTATTTAGTTCAGTTATATATTTTTCACCTTCCGGTAAAAGTGCCGATGAATTTCTTCCAATAATTTCATCTTGAGTATAACCAAATATTTTTTCTGCGCCTTTATTCCAAACTAAAAACTCTTCTTTTTCATCTACAACCATAATTGCAGAATCAAGATATTTAAAAACATTGTGTAAATATTTTGGGTTAATTCCCCAGCTTGAAGTCATTTATATTTAATAATATTTTTTATGAAATTATATTTTATTTCTAAAATCAAATTTAATAAAATTTGAATTGTGTTTAGTTGATTATATTTGGAATTACAATTTACATTCATCATTATCGTTGTTCAACAACACATTATTTTATTTATCAAATATTATAATTACAAGTAAAATTATCTTCAATTATTTCTAAGTACATTAGAAAGTTTATATGCTAAAAATTAATTTTAAGTTAAATATTATTCCAATACTCATGTTTTACTGTTCAACATTTTTAAATGCACAAATAATTTTACGCGATGATTTTAAAGAAAATAGTAATTACTGGTTTTTCAGAGAAGATGGAAATCAATCGGTTCCTATTGTTAAAGATGGAACGCTTCAATTAAAATTAATTGATGCAGTAGAATCTGAATATTGCAACACCGAGATTTATGATCCAACAGAACCATACCAATCTGGAACAATTTTACGAACAAGAATAAAAGCTTCTCCACAACATATTGGTTCAAGAGGTTGGGGATTTTGGGATGGAGATTTAACCCTAATTGATATTTTTCTTGAATATGATGTTGCTTGGATTATGCAGCAAAAAAGTTTAGTGTCAGATGAAAAATATAATTGGTTTTTATTCGGTGTTGCCAGCGATTCTCTAAGCAATAAAAAAACTGTCAGCTTGCAAAATAAGTTGAATGAAAATGAATGGCATACTTATAAAATTATTTGGGATGAAAATATTACATCGTTATACGTTGATGATGAACTTTTCTACCTTACAAATTCCAATATTCCGGATGACAAAATGCGCTTTGATGTTTGGATTGACAACAGAGTTATAAATATTGAAGACCCAAGTAAATATTGGAATAATAATTCCAACGGCTCATCAATATTTGTTGATTATGTTGAAATTACGGGATTAAATGGAACAGAAATCTCAAGAAATACTTTTGGGAATATTTTATTTTGGGATTCACCAAATTCTTATCCAAATGGTAAGAAAGACAATTTGTGGAAAGAATATAATTTTTTTGTTGGTCAGCAAAGTGAAGTTTTAATTTACATTTCCGGAAATGCAGAAAATTATGCTGAGTTTGGAATTGATGATGATTTAAAAATTGTTATTAATGGAATTGATTATGGATGGGATAATCAAAATTCGCTAAATGGAAAAATGAATAATGGAAATGGTTATGCAATTTCTTTGCCGGTAAATTTATCTTCCGGAAATCATAATTTGAAAATTTATACTGATGAAACTCCTTTTGTAAGCGATATAATTGTAGTAAACTCTCCAAACGGAAAATTAATTTACAATAATATTTTTAATCAAATTGCAAACGATGAAGATGGATTTTTCAAAAATATTGATTTTGAAGTTTCCGAAAATTCTGAAATTACTTGTTTACTTTCATTTGATATGAATTCAAAAGATGATATTAATATTATGATTGACGATAAGGCAATTGATTTAACAAACCAAAAAAAAATTTTAGGAAATGAATTACAAAAACGAACTGCAACTTTTGTTATAAATGAATTATTAACTTCAGGAAAACATTCCTTAAAAATATTCAAAACCGGCTCACCAAAATTAGTTAATGTTTCCGTTTATT
The nucleotide sequence above comes from Ignavibacteriota bacterium. Encoded proteins:
- a CDS encoding T9SS type A sorting domain-containing protein, whose amino-acid sequence is MLKINFKLNIIPILMFYCSTFLNAQIILRDDFKENSNYWFFREDGNQSVPIVKDGTLQLKLIDAVESEYCNTEIYDPTEPYQSGTILRTRIKASPQHIGSRGWGFWDGDLTLIDIFLEYDVAWIMQQKSLVSDEKYNWFLFGVASDSLSNKKTVSLQNKLNENEWHTYKIIWDENITSLYVDDELFYLTNSNIPDDKMRFDVWIDNRVINIEDPSKYWNNNSNGSSIFVDYVEITGLNGTEISRNTFGNILFWDSPNSYPNGKKDNLWKEYNFFVGQQSEVLIYISGNAENYAEFGIDDDLKIVINGIDYGWDNQNSLNGKMNNGNGYAISLPVNLSSGNHNLKIYTDETPFVSDIIVVNSPNGKLIYNNIFNQIANDEDGFFKNIDFEVSENSEITCLLSFDMNSKDDINIMIDDKAIDLTNQKKILGNELQKRTATFVINELLTSGKHSLKIFKTGSPKLVNVSVYSPSTITDIDNNLNDNFEFEFTVYPNPFNITTNINYKISQPTNVKIRIYNLLGELIEEVINDNHIIGYYNFEWNAENVSSGIYLFTISTNNYFESKKVILLK